The following DNA comes from Candidatus Ozemobacteraceae bacterium.
CGAACTCGCCGACGACAGCGTTCCTGCCGACTCCGTCGAAGAGCTTGCGAAGATTGACGGGGCGGCCCCTTCCCGGCCGCCCGACGGCCGCCTGGCCGGCGAAAACCGGAATCGCGACGGCGGCGGCCAGGGACGCAGATCCGGCTCCGACCGCGACCGGCCCCGGCGCGATCAAGGCCAGCAGCGGAACGATCGCGATCGCCGGCCCGGCCAGCAGGGCCATGAGACCCGCCCGCCCAGGCAGGGGCAAAACCAGGGACAAGGACCGGGGCAGCGGGGCGACCGGTCGTTCCGGAAACCCGCGGACCAGCCGGCCTCGGACGCCGGCGACAAAGATAAAACCAGCAATTGATCACTCCCCCGACGGCGAGGCTGAAGACGGCCGAGCCGCCGGGCAGAAACGAGGGAACAGCGTGCCAGTAATCGGATTGATCGCAGGGAACGGGCGATTCCCCCTGTATTTCGCCGAGGCGGCCCGGCAGGGCGGCCACGAAGTCATTGCCGTCGCCATCAAGGAAGAAACCTCGCCCGAGCTGGAAAAGAACGCGGACCAGGTCTACTGGTTCCACGTTGGCGAGCTCCAGGGCATGATCGACGCGTTCCTTCGCCACGGCATCGACAGGGTCGTCATGGCGGGCAAGATCACCAAGACCCGCATGTTCAACCAGCTCAAACCCGACGCACGCCTGATGCGCGTTTTCGAGAAAACCCCCATCCGCAACGACGATGCGCTGCTCAAGGCCCTTGCCGGGGAGTTCGTCAGCGAGGGAATCCATGTCTGTGACTCGACGATGTTCCTGGCGTCGCTGCTTCCCCAGAAGGGGCCGCTCACGCGCAGGCACCCGACCACCGAGGAGTGGCTCGACATCCAGTACGGCCACGAGATCGCGAAGAAGATCGCCGGCCTCGACATCGGCCAGACCGTTGTCGTGAAGAATCGCGCGATTCTCGCCGTCGAGGCGATCGAAGGCACCGACGAGGCGATCCTGCGCGGAGGCAAGCTTGGCAACGGCGGCGTCACGGTCGTCAAGGTCGCCCGCCCGGACCAGGACATGCGGTTCGACCTGCCGGTCATCGGCGTGGACACGATCCGGACGCTGATCCAGGCGAAGGCCCGCTGTCTCGCCTTCCAGGAGCAGAAAACGCTTCTGCTCGACCGGGCCGAGGTCGTCGCGATGGCCGATGCGTCCGATCTGGCAATCGTCGTGGTGTGAACGGAGGCTGATATGAGCGAGGCAGTCAGGGTCGGAGTCATCGGGACCGGGCATCTCGGAAAACACCATGCGCGCATTCTCGCCGATATGGCGGGGGCGAAACTCGTCGGCGTCTCAGACGTCAACGAGGAGGTCGGCCGCGCGATCGCCGAAACGTACGGCGTCTCCTACCACCGCGATTTCCGGGAACTCGGCGGGAACGTCGATGCCGTCTGCGTCGTCGTTCCGACGTTCCTGCACCATGAGGTGGCGCGGTTTTTCCTCGAGCGCAACGTCAATACGTTCATCGAAAAGCCCCTCACCAAGACGCTCGACGAGGCGACCGACCTCGTGAAGCTGGCCGGCGCCAAGCAGCTGACCCTCCAGGTCGGCCATGTCGAGCGCTTCAACGCCGCCATCATCAGGCTCCAGTCGTTCTGTGAGTATCCGCGGTTCATCGAGTGCCAGCGGATGGGGCCATTCTCCAAACGCATTTCGGACGTCGGCGTCGTCCAGGACCTGATGATCCACGACATCGACATCGTGCTCTCCCTCGTGCGGTCGCCCATCGCCCGCATCGACGCGGTCGGCATTCCGGTCCTCACCGAAAACGAGGACATCGCGAACGCCCACATCCTGTTCGAGAACGGCTGCATCGCGAACCTGACCGCCTCGCGCGTGAGCGACGAGGTGATCCGCAAGCTGCGGATCTTCGAGCTCGACAAATACTGCTCGCTTGATTACGCCAACCAGGCCATCACGCTTCGCCGCAAGGACGAGCGCGAGGAGAAGATCATCAAGGAGCAGCTCGACATCCAGCGTGTGGAGCCCCTGCGCCAGGAACTCGAGCATTTCATCACCTGCATCCGCGAGAAACGCAAGCCGCTCGTGACGATCGAGGACGGGAAGAACGCCCTCGAAGTCGCGCTCGAAATTCTTGCCCAGATAAAGACCGGGTGGACCCGCAAATGAATGGAAGCCCGGTCCCGGGCGGCCTGCGGGAACGGATTGGCGGCTTTTTCTTCCGCTGGCGCGACGTTCTCCCGGTTCCGATCGCCCTGTTCCTGGTGGCGCGGGCGAAGTTCCGCCCGCTCGGATGGCTGCTCGGCCTGCCCCTCGTCGCCGCCGGGGAGATCTTGCGGCTGGCGGCGATCAGGCATATCGGGCCGACGACCCGGACGCGCGAAATCTGCGCCGATCGTCTCGTCACCAGCGGCCCCTACGCCTGGGTGCGGCATCCGCTCTATCTGGCCAACGCCCTGAAGGTCGCGGGGATGCTGCTCTGCGCCGGCAATCTGCCGGCCGGCGTCCTCGCGACGATATTCTATACCGTTGAATTTACAACGATGATCCCGTACGAAGAGGCGTTCCTGAAAGACAGGTTCCCCGAATCGTTCGAATCCTGGGCCGCGCGGACGCCCGCGTTCATCCCGCGGCGACCGGAGAAAGCCGACGAAAACGCCGAAACGCACCCGAAATGGGATTGGGGGGAAGCCTTCCGGTCCGAGCGCCGCACGTTCACGTCGACCGGCCTGATCCTGTCGGCGCTGGCGGGTGCATGCCTGGCGCGCAGGGAGAATACGGCGTGAGTCCGAAACGCATCTTTTTCATCGCGGGCGAGCACAGCGGCGATCTGCAGGGATCGCTCGTGTTGTCCCACATGAAAAAGCTCGAGCCGGACATCGTCGCCGAAGGGATCGGCGGCCCGCTGATGCGCAAGGCCGGCTTCGAGTGCATTCACAGCATCGACGAACTGGCCGTCATCGGGTTCGTCGAGGTGTTGAGCAATTTCCGGCACCTATACGGCATCTACTCGGACACCTGCCGCATCCTTGCCGAGCGGCGGCCCGACGTGCTGGTTCTGATCGATTACCCCGGCTTCAACGTGCGGGTTGCGAAGGCCGCGAAAGCCCTTGGAATACATGTCGTCTATTATATAACGCCGCAGGTCTGGGCATGGCATTCGAGCCGGGTTCGTAAGATAGCGAGCGTTATTAACGAAGCCGTCGTCGTCTTTCCCTTCGAGGTCGACATCTGGAGACAGGCGGGCATCCCGGTCGAGTGGTTCGGCCATCCCCTCATCGGGACGGCCGCGAGCCGGATGCTTCCCGGCGAGTTCCGGGCGCAGCACGGTCTTGGCGAGGGGCAGCTCGTTTCTCTGTTGCCCGGCAGCCGGAACCAGGAGATCTACTATATCCTGCCGCCCCTGCTGAAGGCCGCCAAAACGATCGCCGCGAAGCGGCCCGACACCCGCTTCCTGCTTCCGGTCGCCGGTTCGATCGGCGACGCCGTCCTCCGGCCGCACCTGAACGACTGCAATCTGCCCATCACGGTGCTTCGCGGCCAGACCTACGAAGCCGTGGCCGCATCGGACCTTGCGATGGTCGCCTCGGGGACCGCGACCCTGGAGACGGCCATTCTCGGCACGCCGATGCTGATCGTCTACCAGACGAACTGGTTTACGTCGCTATTGTCCAAATATCTGATCCAGGTGCCGCATATCGGGCTTCCGAACGTCGTCGCCGGCCGCGAGGTCGTTTCCGAGTTCATCCGCGGGGATTTCCACCCCGAAACCATCGCGCGGGAGGCGGTGTCGATCCTCGAGTCGCCCGAACGTCAGGCCCGCATCAGGAACGATCTGCGCGAGGTCCGGAAGCGGCTCGGGGAACCCGGAGCCGCGGCCAGGGTTGCGGAACACCTCCTCCGGCGGCTCGGCGAGGTGGCGAAGCGATGAATACCCTCAGCCGCCTGCTCGGATACTTCCGGGGCTATCTGCCGCATCTGTTCGCGGGGATTTTCTTCAGCTTCGTGATGGCCTTGTGCACGATCTACCCGGCCTGGATCATGAAGAGCGTGGTCAACGACGTGCTGGTCAACCGGAACGTCGCCTTGCTCAACATCATTGCGATCTCCCTGATCGTCGTGATGGGGATCAAGGGCATCGCGAACTTCATTCAGAGCTATATCATGACCTGGGTGTCGCAGCGTATCCTGACGACGATCCGCTCCCAGTGCATGGACCACCTGCTCCGCCTGTCGCTCAACTACTACGAGCGACAGCGCACGGGCCAGTTGATGAGCCGCATCACGAGCGATGTTCTCGTGCTGCAGGGACTGCTGTCGGGCTCGACGGGGCTGCTCGGCGACATCATCGCCTTCGTCGGGTTCTGCGGCTACATCTTTTGGCTCCACTGGAAGCTCGCCGTTATATCGATCATTATTATTCCGATCATCGGCGCGATCATCAACAAGTTCTCGCGCAAGATGAAGAAGATCGGAACCCGCATGCAGACGCGGATCGGCGACATCGCGACGGTGTTGCAGGAATACATCACCGGCGTCAAGGTTGTGAAGTCGTTCACCCTCGAGGAGTTCGTCCGGGGCCGCTTCGAGACGGCGAACGAGGAGAACTTCAAGGAGACGATGAAGGGCAACCGCATCAACTCCGCCACATCGCCGGTCATCGAGTTCATCAACACGGTCGGTCTCTCGATCATCTTCTGGTATGGCGGCTACGAGGTCATCAGCGGCAGGCTCGACGCCGGCCAGCTCATCAGCTTCCTGACGGCTCTCGTCGGGCTGTTCACCCCGATCAAGAACATATCGAAGTTCAGCAACGTGCTCTCGCAGTCGATTGGCGCCGGCGACCGGGTCTTCGAGATCCTCGACGCCCCTGTCGACATCGAGGACCGCCCCGGTGCCCGCGCCCTTCCGAAGTGTCGCGGCCGCGTCGAGTTCAAGGATGTCACGTTCTCGTACGGCGAAAACGAGCCTGTGATCGAACATCTGAACCTCACCGTCGATCCCGGCGAAGTGGTGGCGCTCGTCGGTCCGTCGGGGGCCGGAAAGACCACTTTGGTCAACCTGATTCCGCGATTTTTCGAGCTGTCATCCGGAAGCATCGAAATCGACGGGATCGACATCCGCGACCTGACGGTCTCTTCCCTGCGCGGTAACATCGGCCTGGTGCCACAGGAAACACTGCTTTTCTCGGGAACAATAGAGGATAATATACGATTCGGCCGGCTCGATGCGACGAACGATGAGATCGTCGCGGCGGCGAAACTCGCCAACGCCCACGATTTCGTGCTGAGCCAGCCCGAAGGATACCGGACCCACCTCGGCGAGCGCGGCGTGAACCTTTCGGGCGGCCAGGGACAACGGCTGGCGCTTGCCCGGGCGTTTCTGAAAGACCCGAGAATCCTGATCCTCGATGAGGCGACCTCGGCGCTCGACTCCGAGACCGAGAACCTGATCAGGGAGTCGCTTGCCCGGTTGATGCGAAACCGCACGACGTTCATCATCGCTCATCGCCTTTCCACGATCATCAACGCCGACAAGATCGTCGTGATGCAGCGCGGAAAGATCGTCGAGACGGGCACTCACGGGGAACTCCTCGAACGGAAGGGCCTCTACGCGCATCTGTATCATTCCCAGTTCTCGGCGCAGTTTGCCGGGCAAATGCCGGAAAAGGAGGCGGCGTGTTCGTGAAACGACGATTCCCGCCCGCTCTCGAACCGGACGTCTCCGTGAAGGACGATCCGCGGTGGAGCGAACCGGCGTATCTCCCGAAGGTCCGCTTCAAGGGGCGTCTGGCTGCCTTGTTCGTGCGGTTCTGGTCGAGCACCGTGCGCCTCGAACGGATCGGCAGAGAGCACGAGAAGGCCGCCATCGCGAGCGGCAGACCGGTCCTGTACGTCGCCTGGCACGGCTCGCAGGTCGTCCCGCTGTTCGAGTTCAGCAACCGCGGGATCCTTATCATGACGTCGCTGTCGCGTGACGGCGATATTCAGACGATGAGCATGTCGTGCCTCGGATATCGCACGGTGCGGGGCTCGAGTTCGCGCGGCGGCGCCCGCGCGCTTCTCGGCATGGTCCGCGAGATGAACCGCGGCATCAGCGCGTCGCTGATGGTCGACGGGCCGCGCGGGCCGTATCACGAGGCGAAGCCCGGCGCGGTGCTTCTGGCGCAGAAGACACGGGCCGTGGTGTTGCCGGTCGGCGTCGGATACGCAAACGTCATCCGGCTGAACAACTGGGACCGGTTCGAGATCCCGCTTCCGTTCTCGCGGGTGGTCGTCGCGACCGGGATGCCTTTCGACATTGGTTCGGATCTCGATCTCGAGGCCGGAGCGCGGCTGATCGAAGCCCGGATCGCCGAGACCGTGGCCGAGGCGGAAAGGAGGATCGCGGCGTGACCGACGGGAAGCGGCGCATGAAAATCCTCATCAGCGCCGGTGAGACGTCCGGTGACATCTACGCGGCGGCGCTCATCGACGAGCTGCTCAAATGCGGCGACTTCGAAATTCACGCGGTCGGCGGCACCCAGACGGCCCGTCGGAAGGTGAACATCCTGTACGACAGCCAGAATTGGGCCGCCATCGGGTATATCGAGGCCATCAAGCAGGCGCCGAAACTGCTTCTCGTCCTGCGAAACCTGAAACAGTTTCTCGCCGACGAGCGGCCGGATCTGCTGATCCTGCTCGATTACCCGGGATTCAACATGCGTCTGGCCCGTGAGGCGACGCGCCTCGGCATCCCGTCCCTGTATGTGTTTCCGCCGAGCAAGTTCGCGACCAACCCGGCCGACGTGGCGGACGCGGCGCGGAACATCACGGCGGTCGCCGCGAACTTCTCCTTCACGTACGAAGTCTACAAGGCAGCCGGGGCCAACGTCGAGTTCGTCGGCCACCCGCTCATCGACCTCGCGCGGCCCACCATGAGCCGCGACGAGGCCGTCAGGACCTTCGGGCTCGATGCGAAAAAGCCGATCGTCGGCCTCTGCCCGGGAAGCCGGAAGAGCGAACTCGACCAGTTGATGCCTCTGATGCTCGATACGGCGAAACTGCTTCTGGAGCAAGAGCCCAACCTTCAGTTCGTCGTGCCCGTCATCGCGACCGAGGGGCCGAATGTCTACGGCATTCCCAAAGCGGAATTGCGGAAGCAGATTGAGTCGGCGAATCTCCCCGTCAAGATCGTCGAAGGGCGCATCTACGATGTCATGGCGATCTCCGAAGTCCTGCTGATCAGCTCCGGCACGGCCACGCTCGAGGCAACGCGCATCGGCACGCCGATGGTGATCGTATACCGCGTCTCTCTCTTCACCGAGATCATGGCGCGCCTGTTCAACAAACTGCCCGAGTTCATCGGCCTGCCGAACATCCTGCTCGGTCGCATGGCCATCCCCGAACTTATCCAGCGCGATTTCACCGCGGAACAGCTCGCCTCGACCGCCATCGATCTGCTCAGAAACCCCGAAAAGCGTGAGCGGCAGAAGCGCGACATGGCCGAGGCCATCGCGCATCTCGGCACTTCCGGCGCCTGCGGGCGCATTGCGAAGATGGCCCTGAATCTGCTCGAAACCGCGAAACATACGCATGCCGGCCGGAAGGGCGCCTGACACGAACGGGATGCAGACGGGGCGCACGGTTTTTCCCGGGTTGCTGAGCCGCCTGGTGGACGTCGTTTCGGGCGTGGCATGCTCGATTCCCGAGAGTGTCGGCCGGACGGCCGTCGTCGCCGCCGGGTGGATGGCATCCCGCGTCTGGCGCGGCGAGCGGGCCAGGATTCGCGAGACGATCGGGCGGGTGTACCACCGTCTCGGCAGACCCCTTCCCGGACCGATCGATCCGATCATCGATCGGATGTTCGCGCATTTCGCGCTGAATATATACGAGTTGCTACGCTATCCAGTCCTGAAGAGCGGAGAGCTGGTCGAGACGTTCGACCTGAAGGGCCTGGAGCACCTGGACGCGGCCCTGGCGCGGAAAAGGGGCGTCATCCTCGCCGTTCCGCATCTCGGCAACTGGGAACTGCTCGGCGCCTCGATCGCCCATCGCGGGTATCCCCTGCACTCTTTCTATCTCGCGCAGAAGGAAGACGAGGTCGGCGGGCTGCTCGACCGGTTCCGCGTTCACTCCCGCATCGTGCTGCACGACCGCGACCGGGGCGGCGTGAGCGCGCTCAAGGCCCTGAAGAAGGGGGAACTCCTGGGGATGATCGCGGACCAGGACGGAGGAAACCTCGGCGTGTACATGGATTTCCTGGGCCACTGGGTGAGCATGCCGGCCGGCATCGCCAACTGGAGCCTGAAAACCGGGGCCGCCGTCGTGCCGCTGTTCGGCCTGCGGAACGGTCTGTCGCGCAAGTATACGGGCTGGTTCATGCCGGCGCTCGCGGAGCCGGCCGGAGCCGATCACGCCGAAAAAGCCGTCGCGCGGACGGTCGAGATCGCGAGGTGGTTCGAATCGGTCATTCTCGAGCATCCCGAGCAGTATCTTTGGTTCTACGACCGGTTCAAGCCCCGCCACGAAGCCTATACCGCGCGCATGAAATGCGCCGGCGTCGCGATGCGGCGGGGCGGGACCGCCTATGCGGTGGGCGAGCCGGGCATCGGGGACAGAAGCTGATGAAACGCGTCCCGGACGCCCGGTTGACGGTTGCCCTTTTTCTATATCAATCTATATACGGTTTGTCCCTGATGGGCGCCGCCGCGGTCGCCCCCTTCCTCGCCGGCCGCGCCAGGCGGGTCAGGGAGGGACTGCATGAGTATTTCGGCGGCCTGCCGTGCCCGCCTTCCGGACCGCTCGTCTGGGTCCACGGGGTTTCGATGGGGGAATCGGCCGTCGCCGGGGCGCTGATGGACGGCCTGAAACGGCGCGCGCCGCAGCTGCGGCTGGGTTTCACGACGACCCATCCGGACGTGCTGGCGACGGAGCGGCGCCGGAAGCGGGCCGACGTGACCGCCTACTTTCCGCTCGACACGTGGCCGGGCATGGCGCGGGCGTTCGACCGGTGGAACCCCGTCATGGCGATCGTTTCTGAGACGGACTTCTGGCCGGTCTTTTCCCGGACGTGCCATGCGAGAGACATTCCGCTCGTCCTGGCGAACGGCAGGATCAGCGACAAGCTTCACAGGTTCTACACGGCGTTTCCCGCGTTCGGGAGGGCGGTCTTCGAGCCGTTCACGCTGCTGGCTGTCCAGAGCGAGACGGATGCCCAACGGCTCAGGGAGATGGGAGCGTGCCCCGGGCGCATCCGGGTCACCGGCAACGTGAAGGCGGACCTGGCCGCCGTGCCTTCGGCCGACGCCGCACGACGGACGCGGGAGTGGGCTGGTTCCGACAGGCTCGTCGTTTTCGGCTCGATCCACCCCGCCGAGTTCGAGCTGCTCCTGCCCATCTGGAAACGGTTGCTGGAAGAGCAAGACTGCTGCCGAATCCTGGTGGCCCCGCGAAACCCCGCGCTTGCGGCCGATTGGGAGCGGCGTCTCGCTTCGGCAGGCATCCCGAGCGTCCGGCGAAGCGTCTTTGCCGCGCCTTCGACATCCGGGGCAGATGCGCGTCTGATGCTCCTCGATACGATGGGCGAGTTGGCGGCTCTCTACGGTCTCGCCGCTGTCGCTTTCGTGGGTGGCACGCTCGATCCGGCCGTCGGCGGCCACAACCCCCTGGAGGTTCTCAACCACGGGGTGCCGCTCGTCATGGGGCCTCACGCGCGCAACTTCGCCGATCTCGTCGACGAGTTGGTCGCCGCCGGAGGCATGGAGCGCCAAGCCGATGCCGGGGATATTCAGCGTTGCATCGAAGGCATTCTCCAAGCCCCGCAACGGGCTGCCGAGCTCGGAACGGCGGCCGAGGCCGTTCTCGTGCGCCATCGGGGAGCCCTTGCGCGGACGCTGGAGCTGATCGTGCCGCTGCTTCCATCCGGGGTGCGTCGAACGGGCTGATCAGCAGATGGGCCGGGGCGTTGTCGCGCCGGCGGGCGGCATCAGACGCAGACGAGCCACAGAAATCCCATGGCCAGAACGACCGCCATCGGATGCAGCTTCCCTTCAAGAGCGACCAGCAACGCGAAGCTCCCCGCGGCGGCGGCCAGAGACCAGCCGTCCGTTATGACCGATCTGCCGTAGGACCAGGTGGCGAACAGGATCAGGCTCACCACGCCCAGCTGGATCCCCCACTGGATGGCCCGCGTCTGAGGCTGTTCCCGCACCCGGTCGATCAGCGGCGCCAGCCAGGCGAGGATGGTCAGCGAGGGTAGCACCACCGACGCCGTCGCCACGACGGAACCGACGATTCCCGCAACGCCGAAGCCGGCGTAGGTTGCCGCGTTGATGGCGATCGGTCCCGGCGTCATCTGGGCGATCGCCACGAGTCGAGCCATTTCCGCGAAGGTCAGCCAGTGGCGGCCATCGACCAGTTCGTGCTGAATGAGAGGAATGGTGACCATCCCCCCGCCGTATGCACCGAGGCCGATCAATGCGAAGCTGAGGGCGAGCTGGACAAGCGTTGTGAACATGGTCATCTCCGGTCACTCTGGCTGGTTGGCCGGCATGGGAGCGGCTTCGGGGCGGTAGAGGAGGAGCCCGAGGAGTCCCGTCGTCACGACAGCCCAGATCGGATGCAGGCGCAGGCCGGTGACGGCCGCCAAGCCGAGGGAACAGATGAGCAGGCTTCTGGTGTCGCGCAGAAGTTTCCTGCCGAAGGCATACCCGGCAAAGGCCAGCTGTCCGCCGACGCCGACGGCGCAGCCCTGGAAAAACGTCGCGACCTTCGGGTATGCAAAGTAGGGGGCGGCAACCCAGGCCACGAGCAGGATTATTCCAAATGAAGGAAGGATGGTTCCCAGGACTGCGGT
Coding sequences within:
- a CDS encoding isoprenylcysteine carboxylmethyltransferase family protein produces the protein MNGSPVPGGLRERIGGFFFRWRDVLPVPIALFLVARAKFRPLGWLLGLPLVAAGEILRLAAIRHIGPTTRTREICADRLVTSGPYAWVRHPLYLANALKVAGMLLCAGNLPAGVLATIFYTVEFTTMIPYEEAFLKDRFPESFESWAARTPAFIPRRPEKADENAETHPKWDWGEAFRSERRTFTSTGLILSALAGACLARRENTA
- the lpxB gene encoding lipid-A-disaccharide synthase translates to MTDGKRRMKILISAGETSGDIYAAALIDELLKCGDFEIHAVGGTQTARRKVNILYDSQNWAAIGYIEAIKQAPKLLLVLRNLKQFLADERPDLLILLDYPGFNMRLAREATRLGIPSLYVFPPSKFATNPADVADAARNITAVAANFSFTYEVYKAAGANVEFVGHPLIDLARPTMSRDEAVRTFGLDAKKPIVGLCPGSRKSELDQLMPLMLDTAKLLLEQEPNLQFVVPVIATEGPNVYGIPKAELRKQIESANLPVKIVEGRIYDVMAISEVLLISSGTATLEATRIGTPMVIVYRVSLFTEIMARLFNKLPEFIGLPNILLGRMAIPELIQRDFTAEQLASTAIDLLRNPEKRERQKRDMAEAIAHLGTSGACGRIAKMALNLLETAKHTHAGRKGA
- a CDS encoding chromate transporter, whose product is MFTTLVQLALSFALIGLGAYGGGMVTIPLIQHELVDGRHWLTFAEMARLVAIAQMTPGPIAINAATYAGFGVAGIVGSVVATASVVLPSLTILAWLAPLIDRVREQPQTRAIQWGIQLGVVSLILFATWSYGRSVITDGWSLAAAAGSFALLVALEGKLHPMAVVLAMGFLWLVCV
- a CDS encoding lysophospholipid acyltransferase family protein: MPAGRAPDTNGMQTGRTVFPGLLSRLVDVVSGVACSIPESVGRTAVVAAGWMASRVWRGERARIRETIGRVYHRLGRPLPGPIDPIIDRMFAHFALNIYELLRYPVLKSGELVETFDLKGLEHLDAALARKRGVILAVPHLGNWELLGASIAHRGYPLHSFYLAQKEDEVGGLLDRFRVHSRIVLHDRDRGGVSALKALKKGELLGMIADQDGGNLGVYMDFLGHWVSMPAGIANWSLKTGAAVVPLFGLRNGLSRKYTGWFMPALAEPAGADHAEKAVARTVEIARWFESVILEHPEQYLWFYDRFKPRHEAYTARMKCAGVAMRRGGTAYAVGEPGIGDRS
- a CDS encoding chromate transporter, whose translation is MMPSPTGNVKIPLREIFLVFFRVGLFTLGGGLAMATVMRHELVLRKRWYDDKEFMAEMANATIVPGAIAVNLAFLQGRRLRGRLGALTAVLGTILPSFGIILLVAWVAAPYFAYPKVATFFQGCAVGVGGQLAFAGYAFGRKLLRDTRSLLICSLGLAAVTGLRLHPIWAVVTTGLLGLLLYRPEAAPMPANQPE
- a CDS encoding ABC transporter ATP-binding protein, with the protein product MNTLSRLLGYFRGYLPHLFAGIFFSFVMALCTIYPAWIMKSVVNDVLVNRNVALLNIIAISLIVVMGIKGIANFIQSYIMTWVSQRILTTIRSQCMDHLLRLSLNYYERQRTGQLMSRITSDVLVLQGLLSGSTGLLGDIIAFVGFCGYIFWLHWKLAVISIIIIPIIGAIINKFSRKMKKIGTRMQTRIGDIATVLQEYITGVKVVKSFTLEEFVRGRFETANEENFKETMKGNRINSATSPVIEFINTVGLSIIFWYGGYEVISGRLDAGQLISFLTALVGLFTPIKNISKFSNVLSQSIGAGDRVFEILDAPVDIEDRPGARALPKCRGRVEFKDVTFSYGENEPVIEHLNLTVDPGEVVALVGPSGAGKTTLVNLIPRFFELSSGSIEIDGIDIRDLTVSSLRGNIGLVPQETLLFSGTIEDNIRFGRLDATNDEIVAAAKLANAHDFVLSQPEGYRTHLGERGVNLSGGQGQRLALARAFLKDPRILILDEATSALDSETENLIRESLARLMRNRTTFIIAHRLSTIINADKIVVMQRGKIVETGTHGELLERKGLYAHLYHSQFSAQFAGQMPEKEAACS
- the lpxB gene encoding lipid-A-disaccharide synthase, which encodes MSPKRIFFIAGEHSGDLQGSLVLSHMKKLEPDIVAEGIGGPLMRKAGFECIHSIDELAVIGFVEVLSNFRHLYGIYSDTCRILAERRPDVLVLIDYPGFNVRVAKAAKALGIHVVYYITPQVWAWHSSRVRKIASVINEAVVVFPFEVDIWRQAGIPVEWFGHPLIGTAASRMLPGEFRAQHGLGEGQLVSLLPGSRNQEIYYILPPLLKAAKTIAAKRPDTRFLLPVAGSIGDAVLRPHLNDCNLPITVLRGQTYEAVAASDLAMVASGTATLETAILGTPMLIVYQTNWFTSLLSKYLIQVPHIGLPNVVAGREVVSEFIRGDFHPETIAREAVSILESPERQARIRNDLREVRKRLGEPGAAARVAEHLLRRLGEVAKR
- a CDS encoding glycosyltransferase N-terminal domain-containing protein; amino-acid sequence: MKRVPDARLTVALFLYQSIYGLSLMGAAAVAPFLAGRARRVREGLHEYFGGLPCPPSGPLVWVHGVSMGESAVAGALMDGLKRRAPQLRLGFTTTHPDVLATERRRKRADVTAYFPLDTWPGMARAFDRWNPVMAIVSETDFWPVFSRTCHARDIPLVLANGRISDKLHRFYTAFPAFGRAVFEPFTLLAVQSETDAQRLREMGACPGRIRVTGNVKADLAAVPSADAARRTREWAGSDRLVVFGSIHPAEFELLLPIWKRLLEEQDCCRILVAPRNPALAADWERRLASAGIPSVRRSVFAAPSTSGADARLMLLDTMGELAALYGLAAVAFVGGTLDPAVGGHNPLEVLNHGVPLVMGPHARNFADLVDELVAAGGMERQADAGDIQRCIEGILQAPQRAAELGTAAEAVLVRHRGALARTLELIVPLLPSGVRRTG
- a CDS encoding Gfo/Idh/MocA family oxidoreductase, whose translation is MSEAVRVGVIGTGHLGKHHARILADMAGAKLVGVSDVNEEVGRAIAETYGVSYHRDFRELGGNVDAVCVVVPTFLHHEVARFFLERNVNTFIEKPLTKTLDEATDLVKLAGAKQLTLQVGHVERFNAAIIRLQSFCEYPRFIECQRMGPFSKRISDVGVVQDLMIHDIDIVLSLVRSPIARIDAVGIPVLTENEDIANAHILFENGCIANLTASRVSDEVIRKLRIFELDKYCSLDYANQAITLRRKDEREEKIIKEQLDIQRVEPLRQELEHFITCIREKRKPLVTIEDGKNALEVALEILAQIKTGWTRK
- the lpxI gene encoding UDP-2,3-diacylglucosamine diphosphatase LpxI (LpxI, functionally equivalent to LpxH, replaces it in LPS biosynthesis in a minority of bacteria.): MPVIGLIAGNGRFPLYFAEAARQGGHEVIAVAIKEETSPELEKNADQVYWFHVGELQGMIDAFLRHGIDRVVMAGKITKTRMFNQLKPDARLMRVFEKTPIRNDDALLKALAGEFVSEGIHVCDSTMFLASLLPQKGPLTRRHPTTEEWLDIQYGHEIAKKIAGLDIGQTVVVKNRAILAVEAIEGTDEAILRGGKLGNGGVTVVKVARPDQDMRFDLPVIGVDTIRTLIQAKARCLAFQEQKTLLLDRAEVVAMADASDLAIVVV
- a CDS encoding lysophospholipid acyltransferase family protein; the protein is MKRRFPPALEPDVSVKDDPRWSEPAYLPKVRFKGRLAALFVRFWSSTVRLERIGREHEKAAIASGRPVLYVAWHGSQVVPLFEFSNRGILIMTSLSRDGDIQTMSMSCLGYRTVRGSSSRGGARALLGMVREMNRGISASLMVDGPRGPYHEAKPGAVLLAQKTRAVVLPVGVGYANVIRLNNWDRFEIPLPFSRVVVATGMPFDIGSDLDLEAGARLIEARIAETVAEAERRIAA